One bacterium genomic region harbors:
- a CDS encoding UDP-glucose/GDP-mannose dehydrogenase family protein, producing the protein MNIAVIGSGYVGLVAGACFAENGNDVCCVDIDQRKIDMLNRGEIPIYEPGLKEIVENNIEHKRLTFTTDLKTSVQNSEIIFIAVGTPEDQDGSADLRYVLGVAESIGKAMNGYKIIVNKSTVPVGTADKVSQEIKKHTQFSFDVVSNPEFLKEGAAIEDFMKPDRVVIGASRPEAAERMRDLYAPFVRTGKPILVMDVRSAELTKYASNAMLATRVTFMNEIANLCEKVGADVDAVRRGVGTDSRIGSSFLFPGVGYGGSCFPKDVKALIKVGEENAIEMEIVNAVDQVNTAQKSRMSQKVAAHFGGATLKGKKFALWGLAFKPRTDDMREAPSITIAQELIKMGATVSVYDPEAMGVAKTLFDAIGLTVTFASDNYAALEGADALVVVTEWNEFRRPNFDKVKSLLKAPLIFDGRNIYEPAEMQKLGFTYYSMGRVPVGI; encoded by the coding sequence ATGAATATTGCAGTCATTGGAAGTGGCTATGTTGGGTTAGTAGCTGGCGCGTGTTTTGCTGAAAATGGGAATGATGTTTGTTGCGTTGATATTGATCAACGTAAGATTGACATGCTCAATCGCGGCGAAATTCCGATCTATGAACCTGGATTAAAGGAAATCGTTGAAAATAACATTGAACACAAACGCTTAACTTTTACGACAGACCTAAAAACGTCGGTACAAAATTCAGAAATAATCTTTATCGCGGTGGGAACACCCGAAGATCAAGACGGCTCGGCCGACCTGCGTTATGTGCTTGGCGTTGCCGAAAGTATTGGCAAGGCAATGAACGGCTATAAAATCATTGTTAATAAATCTACAGTCCCAGTCGGCACAGCCGATAAAGTTAGCCAAGAGATCAAAAAACACACGCAGTTTAGCTTTGATGTTGTGTCTAATCCTGAGTTTTTAAAAGAGGGCGCTGCAATTGAAGATTTTATGAAGCCCGATCGCGTGGTGATTGGCGCCTCGCGTCCCGAGGCAGCTGAGCGGATGAGAGACCTCTATGCTCCTTTTGTCCGCACTGGTAAGCCAATTCTAGTGATGGACGTGCGCAGTGCCGAATTAACAAAATATGCTTCTAACGCGATGCTGGCAACCCGTGTTACCTTCATGAATGAAATCGCTAACCTCTGTGAAAAAGTTGGTGCCGATGTGGATGCTGTGCGCCGAGGCGTAGGCACAGACAGCCGGATTGGTTCGAGCTTCTTATTCCCAGGTGTTGGCTACGGCGGGTCATGCTTTCCTAAGGACGTTAAAGCCTTGATTAAGGTTGGCGAAGAAAACGCAATCGAGATGGAGATAGTGAATGCTGTAGATCAAGTTAACACAGCTCAGAAAAGCCGCATGTCTCAAAAAGTAGCGGCGCATTTCGGTGGGGCAACGCTAAAAGGTAAGAAATTTGCACTTTGGGGCTTAGCCTTTAAGCCGCGCACAGACGATATGCGCGAAGCACCAAGTATTACGATTGCCCAAGAACTGATCAAGATGGGCGCTACAGTTTCTGTGTATGATCCAGAGGCGATGGGAGTAGCCAAAACTCTTTTTGACGCAATCGGGCTAACTGTAACTTTTGCCAGTGATAATTACGCAGCGCTTGAGGGCGCTGATGCGCTAGTGGTTGTCACGGAATGGAACGAATTTCGTCGGCCGAATTTTGATAAAGTTAAATCTTTACTTAAAGCTCCGTTGATTTTTGACGGCCGTAATATTTATGAGCCTGCAGAAATGCAAAAGCTTGGATTTACATACTACTCGATGGGACGCGTCCCTGTTGGTATTTAG